In a single window of the Zea mays cultivar B73 chromosome 5, Zm-B73-REFERENCE-NAM-5.0, whole genome shotgun sequence genome:
- the LOC100381896 gene encoding TORTIFOLIA1-like protein 3, with translation MCLQHSRARLPPDKQLAAEKSFALYCKPVELYNIIQRRAIKNPPFVQRSLLYKIQARRKKRLQPRLLKLLRSNAFKAKPALITLIGACAAMGANAEVTASITCLRDAIASDDWAARKAAAEALAALALEHTDLLTTYKSSCVTFFEARRFDKVKVVQESMNQMIEAGKEIPGAEEDECSSLCHQRPSHNEDLLLQGVQVMGDIQLLRWAQTQFL, from the exons ATGTGCCTTCAACACTCTAGGGCTCGATTGCCTCCAGATAAGCAACTTGCTGCAGAAAAAAGTTTTGCCTTGTATTGCAAGCCAGTTGAATTGTACAATATTATCCAGAGGCGAGCTATTAAAAAT CCACCTTTTGTTCAAAGATCCCTTCTATATAAGATACAGGCAAGGAGAAAAAAGAG GCTCCAACCGCGCCTCCTCAAGTTACTTCGCAGCAATGCCTTCAAGGCGAAGCCCGCGCTCATCACCCTCATCGGCGCCTGCGCGGCCATGGGCGCCAATGCCGAAGTCACCGCCTCCATCACGTGCCTCCGCGATGCAATCGCTAGCGATGACTGGGCAGCGAGGAAGGCCGCGGCGGAGGCGCTTGCTGCATTGGCCCTAGAGCACACGGATCTTCTCACGACCTACAAATCCTCTTGCGTCACCTTCTTCGAGGCCAGAAGGTTTGACAAG GTCAAGGTTGTGCAAGAGTCGATGAACCAGATGATTGAGGCGGGGAAGGAGATCCCAGGTGCTGAAGAGGACGAGTGCTCCTCGCTCTGCCACCAGCGTCCCAGTCACAACGAAGATCTTCTCTTACAG GGAGTGCAAGTGATGGGCGATATCCAGCTGCTTCGCTGGGCTCAAACTCAGTTCCTTTAG
- the LOC100273679 gene encoding two-component response regulator ARR3 translates to MKKLTGRTIPVPRSRGFTRRTGDLLTDRFLSPFRNRQEARPPRVYISAQHRPKAGQDGGSSESTGESKLQMASVGGAVAGGVGAPTPHVLAVDDSSVDRAIIAAILRSSRFRVTAVESGKRALELLGTEPNVSMIITDYCMPEMTGYELLKKVKESSKLKQIPVVIMSSENVSTRIRRCLEEGAEDFLVKPVRASDVSRVFSRVLR, encoded by the exons ATGAAAAAGCTCACTGGCCGGACCATCCCCGTACCGAGATCTCGCGGATTCACTCGCCGCACTGGGGATCTCCTGACCGATCGCTTCCTTTCCCCCTTCCGTAACAGGCAAGAAGCGCGCCCCCCGCGCGTGTATATAAGCGCGCAGCACCGGCCCAAGGCTGGGCAAGACGGCGGGTCGTCGGAGTCGACAGGGGAGTCCAAGCTTCAGATGGCCAGCGTCGGTGGAGCAGTGGCCGGGGGCGTGGGGGCGCCGACGCCGCACGTCCTCGCGGTGGACGACAGCTCCGTCGACCGCGCCATCATCGCCGCCATACTCCGGAGCTCCCGGTTTCGTG TGACTGCGGTGGAAAGTGGGAAGAGGGCCCTGGAACTGTTAGGCACG GAGCCGAACGTGAGTATGATAATCACCGATTACTGCATGCCAGAGATGACGGGATACGAGCTGCTCAAGAAGGTCAAG GAGTCGTCCAAGCTGAAGCAGATCCCGGTGGTGATCATGTCCTCGGAGAACGTCTCGACCAGAATCAGAAG ATGCCTGGAGGAAGGAGCAGAGGATTTCCTGGTGAAGCCCGTCCGCGCGTCGGACGTGTCGCGCGTCTTCAGCCGCGTGCTCCGGTGA